One genomic region from Muriicola soli encodes:
- the rlmB gene encoding 23S rRNA (guanosine(2251)-2'-O)-methyltransferase RlmB has protein sequence MSKNTQIYGIRAVIEAIQANEPIDKVYIQKGLKGSLSKELENLVRKAGIPASFVPLEKINKLSQNNHQGVVATISPISFETMESLVDQVLETKDNPLFLLLDGISDVRNLGAIIRTAECSGVNGIIIPKKGSAPITGDTVKTSAGAVFNIPLAKTDHIKDAVFYLKASGVLVVAATEKTNHLLYDLDLKGPTAIIMGAEDTGISPSILKESDHVAKLPLMGGIGSLNVSVACGIFLFEVVRQRMG, from the coding sequence ATGTCCAAAAACACTCAGATCTACGGTATCAGAGCCGTAATAGAGGCTATACAAGCCAATGAGCCTATTGATAAGGTGTATATACAGAAAGGGCTTAAAGGAAGCTTGTCAAAGGAATTGGAAAATCTCGTTCGTAAGGCCGGTATCCCTGCTTCCTTTGTGCCTTTGGAAAAAATCAATAAATTAAGTCAGAACAACCATCAGGGTGTTGTGGCCACCATCTCCCCTATTTCTTTTGAGACCATGGAATCCCTGGTCGATCAGGTCTTAGAGACTAAGGATAATCCTCTCTTTCTTCTGCTTGATGGAATCTCGGACGTACGTAATTTAGGTGCCATCATTAGAACTGCGGAATGCTCGGGTGTAAATGGGATAATTATTCCAAAAAAAGGTTCTGCCCCTATTACCGGCGATACCGTAAAGACTTCTGCAGGAGCTGTTTTTAATATTCCCCTTGCAAAGACCGATCATATCAAAGATGCCGTATTTTATCTTAAAGCTTCGGGAGTATTGGTCGTTGCCGCTACCGAAAAAACAAACCATTTACTTTACGATCTTGATCTAAAAGGACCTACCGCTATAATTATGGGTGCTGAGGATACCGGAATATCTCCTTCTATTCTAAAAGAATCAGACCATGTGGCTAAACTTCCCCTGATGGGAGGTATAGGTTCCTTAAACGTCTCTGTTGCTTGTGGTATATTTTTGTTTGAGGTGGTCAGGCAAAGAATGGGCTAA
- a CDS encoding rhomboid family intramembrane serine protease, producing the protein MKKETDFKYTHNVLLVPMIAVLSIWTVFWLELQFSTNWNEFGIYPRTLSGLRGILFSPFLHSSVEHLYNNTLPLAILLATLMYFYQSISFRFLFWGLLCTGIITWLIGRPAFHIGASGLIYLLASFIFFKGIFTKHYRLVAVSLVVSFIYGSMLWYIFPIKEEISWEGHLGGFLMGLLMAIFLKVSVPPPVKYAWEKEDYNEEEDEFLRHFDKDGNFIEKLPEEENELRITYHYKKADKDSGGEK; encoded by the coding sequence TTGAAAAAGGAAACAGATTTCAAGTATACCCATAATGTTCTGTTAGTTCCCATGATTGCCGTGCTATCGATCTGGACCGTTTTCTGGCTGGAACTTCAATTTAGCACCAATTGGAACGAATTTGGAATCTATCCGCGGACGCTATCCGGACTAAGAGGAATCCTTTTTAGCCCTTTCCTGCACTCCTCCGTTGAACATCTTTACAATAATACCCTGCCTCTGGCTATCTTGCTCGCTACGCTGATGTATTTCTATCAGAGTATTTCCTTTAGATTTCTTTTCTGGGGATTGCTGTGTACGGGTATTATTACCTGGCTCATTGGTCGTCCTGCTTTTCATATAGGGGCAAGCGGACTTATTTATCTGCTGGCCAGTTTTATTTTCTTTAAAGGGATTTTCACCAAACACTACCGATTAGTAGCGGTTTCCCTGGTCGTTTCATTTATTTACGGAAGTATGCTCTGGTATATATTTCCGATTAAAGAGGAAATTTCCTGGGAGGGGCACCTGGGGGGATTTCTGATGGGACTGTTAATGGCAATCTTTTTGAAAGTAAGTGTGCCTCCTCCTGTAAAATACGCCTGGGAAAAGGAGGACTACAATGAAGAGGAGGACGAATTTCTAAGGCATTTTGACAAGGATGGAAATTTTATAGAAAAACTTCCTGAAGAAGAAAATGAGCTCAGGATCACCTACCATTATAAAAAGGCTGACAAGGATTCCGGCGGTGAAAAATAA
- a CDS encoding SusD/RagB family nutrient-binding outer membrane lipoprotein produces MKNIFKYLSIGLIGGVLFTGCETTNLDLADNPNALTPAQADPDFYLNEVQVRFARVVESLGETGAETVRMEWMGSRNYQNAYSPQNFDGSWEDAYQEIIKNGRDLAPLAEEAGLVHHLAIAQLIEAYTITLLVDYFGDIPYSEAIGGADNLNPAPDSGADIYAAALALADQAIANFNATALADPDIDFYYDGDWDAWVKAANTLKMRLHLNLGNASAFNSIVSSGNYISSTDDDFQFQWGANAVQPDTRHPNYAQNYTVTGGGDYASVWMMNLMDTSDDPRIRYYYYRQNDGTPGSNDVNGDPVPPNEETLDCSLQSPPPQYVAGGFPFCTLDNGYWGRNHGNNSGIPPDGLLRTAVGVYPQAGQFDDNSFSETSLGTGGGGAGITPVILASTVDFWRAELAMNSSPASGKAFVLAGVTKSINKVTTFGSLDATADLSFEPSATDISDFIASVDAAFDAADDEGKWNIMAEQFFIALKGNGHDAYNFYRRKGYPTNLEPNLEPNPGAFIRSHFYPANAANTNSSIAQKSNVTGQVFWDTNPASPSFPVAN; encoded by the coding sequence ATGAAAAACATATTTAAATATTTAAGTATTGGTTTGATCGGTGGAGTCCTTTTCACAGGGTGCGAAACCACCAATCTGGACCTTGCGGATAACCCGAATGCCCTGACACCTGCTCAGGCAGATCCGGACTTCTATTTGAACGAAGTTCAGGTTAGATTCGCACGAGTTGTTGAATCTCTGGGAGAGACAGGTGCTGAGACAGTGCGTATGGAATGGATGGGTAGTAGAAACTACCAGAATGCCTATTCACCTCAGAACTTTGATGGAAGCTGGGAAGATGCTTACCAGGAAATAATTAAGAACGGTCGGGATTTGGCGCCTCTTGCAGAAGAAGCAGGCCTTGTACATCACCTTGCCATTGCGCAATTGATTGAAGCGTACACCATTACCCTATTAGTAGATTATTTTGGTGATATTCCATATTCTGAAGCTATTGGAGGTGCGGACAACTTAAATCCGGCACCTGATAGTGGCGCTGACATTTATGCAGCGGCTCTGGCTTTGGCAGATCAGGCTATTGCTAATTTCAATGCGACAGCCTTGGCAGATCCGGATATCGACTTCTATTATGACGGAGACTGGGATGCATGGGTAAAGGCAGCTAATACTTTAAAAATGAGGTTACATCTTAATTTAGGAAATGCCTCAGCTTTTAACAGTATTGTAAGTAGTGGAAATTACATTTCTTCAACTGATGACGATTTCCAGTTTCAGTGGGGGGCAAATGCTGTTCAACCAGATACAAGACATCCTAACTACGCTCAGAACTATACCGTAACCGGTGGTGGTGACTACGCCTCTGTTTGGATGATGAATCTTATGGATACTTCGGATGATCCTCGTATTCGTTATTACTATTACCGTCAGAACGATGGTACTCCAGGATCTAACGATGTCAATGGTGACCCTGTGCCTCCAAATGAGGAAACATTAGACTGTTCTTTGCAATCACCTCCTCCACAGTATGTAGCTGGTGGCTTTCCATTCTGTACTCTAGACAATGGGTACTGGGGAAGAAATCACGGTAACAACTCAGGTATTCCACCAGATGGATTATTGAGGACTGCAGTTGGAGTTTACCCACAGGCAGGTCAGTTTGATGATAACAGTTTCTCTGAAACCAGTTTAGGAACTGGTGGTGGTGGAGCAGGAATTACTCCTGTAATCCTTGCCTCTACAGTCGATTTTTGGAGAGCGGAATTAGCTATGAACAGCAGCCCTGCATCTGGAAAAGCCTTTGTTTTGGCTGGAGTTACCAAGTCTATCAACAAGGTAACCACTTTTGGATCACTCGATGCAACAGCTGACCTTTCATTCGAGCCTTCGGCTACAGATATTTCTGATTTTATAGCCTCTGTTGATGCTGCTTTTGATGCTGCTGATGATGAAGGTAAATGGAACATCATGGCAGAGCAATTCTTTATTGCTCTTAAAGGTAACGGCCATGACGCTTATAATTTCTATAGAAGAAAAGGATATCCTACCAATTTAGAGCCCAATTTAGAGCCTAATCCTGGTGCATTTATTAGGAGTCATTTCTATCCTGCGAATGCCGCTAATACGAATTCTTCTATAGCGCAGAAATCAAATGTTACCGGACAGGTTTTCTGGGATACAAACCCTGCATCACCTTCATTCCCTGTTGCTAATTAA